DNA sequence from the Lycium barbarum isolate Lr01 chromosome 5, ASM1917538v2, whole genome shotgun sequence genome:
GTCCCTCTGTGCTGCTTGATCTTAGCCTTTGCATCACTAGGTGATTGTTTCTTTTAATCTATGATTTTCATTTGCTTATCGAAACAAAAATTACTAAATATATAATCAAAGCTTTATTCTTTATAAAATTAATCAGCAACCAGTGAAAAACAATCACTATTAAAAGGTACTTTAATGGTGGACCAAcagaaatgaaaatggtttttaaaaaaaatggctaAACTTTCCAAAATAtgcttattttgaaaaagtgATTTTTGTCAAAATGCTTTCCATATAAGTACTTTTTGGGGTTCGGTAGGTAAGGAAAAAAGAATCTAAAAGCAATTTATCtatatataatctagacaaatactatTAGAGGTGATGTTGGGGGTAGGAGTGTGGGGTGTTGCGGATAGGGGCTACGATGGCGGGATGAAGATGAGGTGTATTGGAGGGTAGGGAGAACATAATCAAGAAGATGCAGTAGTTACAAGATATGTCATTGAAGCTTACAGATCTGGCTTCTGTACAAAAACTGACTAAGCCACAGCTAAGAAGCTAGTGAAGTCCAGCAACTGATCTGGACTATTTATTGAGGTCAAACAGGACCAACTAAATAAACTAGCAATaaatttaggggtcgtttggttggaaactaGTTATCTCAGGATAACTTATTCtgagattagttattccaccctcccacagggataaaataacactacgatcccggaataactaatcccgggattagttataccGCGATTTTATctcaaccaaacatgggataaactcatctcaaatataatcccaggattatttatccttatccctcgtaccaaacgagccctcTCTAACCAAATACTCCAAAAATGCAAGCAAGCATCATTCTCCAGATATTCTGGATGGATTTATCAACTCTCCACACACACCAGGACATATATGTTTCCCTTACTGATTGAGGAACGACCCATTTGAGTACAGAAATGCACATAAACATGCTCCCCAAATCAGAGACAACTTCACAATGTAGAAAAATATGGCCAGGATTTGCAGCTTCTTTTTTACAAATATAACACCTGTTGGGTAACTCAATTTTCTTTTTCATCAAATTATTCGAAGGCAAGCCTCATTCAGAACTGTCCAGGTGTAACAAATGACCTTGGGGGACTGTTTACCCCCATTTGAGTCTGTCTGCTGCCAATGGGTTAAGGAAGCCTTGCTGTAGACTAGAGAGGAGGTTTAGCAACTCAGAGAATTCCCAGTCATACAAATCCCTTCTAAGCATGATATTCCAGTTAGTCCCTTCTTTGTAAGTTGCAATGACAGCATCCGGATCCTGGGCTAGATTGAAAATGGTGGGAAATGCTTCCTGCATAATGGAGTTTCCTGTCCACTTGTCCTTCCAAGACCTGATAGTGCCATTCCCTGCTTCAAAATGAATATTCTGAGCAAAAGAGATTCTTTTTaatcaaataaatgaaaaagagCTCATGAACTACCAGAACTAAGATTGTGGACTGTGCTGATAAGGAAAATGCAGAAATCAAGACTATatatagggtgtgtttggtacaaaGGAAAATGTTTGCCATAAAAAATGTTTTCCTGGAAAATAGgtgattttcttacttattttctagtgtttggtaagtaaaacaaaaaatattattcCAAGACCATTTAATGTAATTTAGGAAAACACTATGAGGTGGGGTGGCGCGCGGAGTTAAGGTCACTGGGGGTGGGGGGTCAAAGTTGCGGGGGTTAAGGACATTGGAGGGTGGTGAgaagacaatgaacttggaatgccacttatgaaacttgttttccctactctAATTAGAGCAAgtcattttccttatttttaaggaacttgtttccTAAATGTTTTCTAAAATATTCGCACCAACCAAACACAGAAAAATTAGAAAACCATACCAAATTAGGACAGTCTTTTTACCTAGTCTGTTTTTGATAATTTACTAACCGTAATTAGGACAGTTAGTTATAGTTAGTTATAACTTATTGGTCATGAAGGAGTTAAGCTAAGATATAGACTACCCTGTACTCTCATTTGTAAGCACATTGAATATGAATCTCATTAAAAATATTCTCTCTCTGGAATCTCGATATCTCTCTCATCTTTTTTCTCCCTGTTCTTCAATATTTCTAGGGTTGAAATCTCTGATTAAAAAGAAGTCGAAGTATCAGAAAATCTAATATGTTTAACAAGCCAAGTTCTTTCAATATTTAAGCTCAGTTCCTAAAACAATAATGCCTAACTTAGCTTAAGTCTCAAGTAGAGTAAGCAAACTTCATTTCAACAAAAATGCTTTCGAATTATCTTCTTTTTCTGTTCAGATAAGGTTTAATACATAATGACAAATGAAAAATGAGCAGAAAAAAATGGAAATGCTCATGTTAAATTGGAACAAGTTAAGATTGGTAACCATCTAATGGGGATTCTAATACCTAAGTCCTTCAGCAATCTCAAAGAAGTGAGCAAAATTTTCGTCAGGTGTGCCTACTTTGATGCCATGTCCAAGGTTCAAAAGATGTTTCCCTTTACCAGCTTTCTTGACAGTATCATTTATTCGACATACATTCCTTTGAGCCACAAGGACTCCAGGATCCACATTGCCTTGTACGGCCACATCAGGACCCAGTTGTCTCCTTCCATCAGCCATATCAACTGTCCAATCCAAGCTTACTACATCTACACCAGTCAAGGGTAGTCTGTCAAGCAAGCCGCCAGATCCACTTGAGTAAAGAATCAGTGGGAAATCAGGACGAGTTAGCTTCACCGTATGCACTATCTGTTTTAAATAAGACAGACTAAACTCTTCAAAATCGACTGGGCTTAGCTCAGTGAACCAGAGGGAAAGAGAAAATGAAGCAGCTTTTCATCGTCTTTCTCTAACATCTACAATTCTACAACTGGGATGTTCACACAGGGGTGCCTCCATTTCTAAAATCTTTGTTAATAATAAATTACCTGTAACAGGAGTGTGAAGACAGCTTAAACAGTGAAGGAATTATGCCAGCTTGCATCAAGTTCTTTGCGCTCCAGCTTCTTTTTTCCACCAATTAAGGGAGAAAAAAACACCTGTGAATTAGTCTGATTTACTACGGAGTAATATATTTCCCCTCACTCTTCACCACCGTTTCTACTTAAAAACATCAGGACTAGTTCTCATTTTGGTCTTACAAATTACAGTAAATCATAGTGTTGAATCAATCTTTCTGAGCTTCAAATCAACTGGAAGCTCAGAAACTAATTTACCGTATGTTGTCAATCTCTGTACGTCTTTGTCGGTACAGGTGATGAGCCCGTGTTTCATCGCCCCTATCCAAGTGGCTTGCGATCAATTTTTTATAAACATGAATGCCCGGTTTCAAGGATTGACCAATCATTAAAGATAGAAACTCGTCCGCTTCTTTCAATCTTCCACGTTGACACAAAGCAATAATTAATGAATCAAAAATCGAAGCATTCGGAGAGATCGACCTAAATTGCATTTCGTAGTAAAGCTTAAGTGCTCCCTCAACATCACCTACGTTGGCATAGCCAGCAATGAGGTAAGCATACATGCTTTGATCCGGAACGAAACCCTTATCCATCAGTTTAGTCAATAGTTGATCAGCACACTTGGCATTTCCATTTTCACAAAGCTTGGCAACAAGTTTGTTAAACGATAAACAACTAGGAACGAAACCATATGCTATCATTTTATCACAAAATTTCAAGCTTTCTTCTAATCTTCCCACTTCCGAACAAACCTTAATCAAATGATTGAACGTTTCATCAAATGGTTTCATATTCAAACACTCCATTTCATCCATCAGCTTAATTGCTTCATCTATTCGCTCTTCCTCACAATATGCACCAATAAACGAATCGTACACTAGCGCATTCCCTTCAAAACCCCGCCTAACCATTTCATCGTAAACTCCCCAAGCGGACTCCAAATCTCTCGTCTTCACCTTTGCAAGAACGACCAAAGAACAAGAAATCGTATCGAGTATCATATTCTTTTGCAACATTctcttcatcaacctcaacccgTCTTCGATTCTATCTTCCTCAATCATCCCATAAATCAAACACGTATTCACAACAACCCCGGGTTGTTGACATCTTTTTCCATGACTTTTTTCGACAACATCCAAAAATCTCTGCAACCTCCCTTCTTTACACAATGCACTAATCATAATTCTAGTTGTCATTTCGTTCGGGTATATCCTTTTCTCAATCATATACTCATATATACCCCAAACCATACAAGTCTTTTCGGACTTTTGCACTACATGTAGCAAAGTATTATAACTAATGACACTTAACATAAATCCATTTTCATCCAACAATTTACAAACATCCAAACTCTTATCTATCAATCTCAACTTAGCACAACTTTGCACAAACAAATCAAACACAAACGGACACGAATCGACTAACTTATAACTCCCAATTAAAGAATCAAGAACAACAAATAATGTCTCATTTCTCAAAGCAGATTCAATCAATGCATTAGCATGTCTAACAAGCTTAGAttttgcaagaatatgaattatAACACAATAAATAAAAACCCCATGTCGAGTATTCGAATTTTTAGCTGACCAATGAAAGAAATTGAGGGCATTTTTAGCATCAATTGGTTCTTTGAGATGTAAGAGTATTTCTTGAATAATTGAGGGAGTGAAGTGAAAAGACTGGAACTTTTTGGTTAAAGATTCCCAATTTTCACCTTTGCGTAAGGAATTGCAGATAGAAGTGATGATGGGGTTGTTGATATTGGTGGGAACTTGGAGTGAATGTGTTGAATATGAATTTTTGTGGGGTTGAATGAAGAAATGGGAAGTTTTGGGGGTAGTGAAGTGTAAAGATTGGAACTTTTCTGTTAAAGATTCCCAATTTTCACCTTTGTGTAGGGAATTGCATATATTGGTGATGAGGGGGTTGTTGGTATTGAGGgaattttggagagtttggagtGAATGTGTTGAATAACGTGTAGTTTTGTGGGGTTGAATGAAGAGATGGGAAGTTTTGGTGAGTAAATTGGAAGATAAAGGGGGAATTAAACGAGGTAGCTTTGTGTTCATGGTTGATTGAGGCGGCGGTGCAGGGTGGCGGTGGGGACTTAGggagttggaaagaaagagcTTCATTTTGCTCCTTTGGGGCGTGGGGTGGGGTAAATTATCTGGGTACTGTTACTAATTCAGTCACTTTTTTGTCGAATTCAACTTTACCAAACGATGAATCACTATACAAGGCAATTCTTCTTACCTTAGTGtaatccagtattccatgtggcCCAAACCCAGTCTCCCCTCCTTGATGGTCCTACATAATTATCCCTCGGATTAAAAAGAGAAAATTTACTGCCCATAACtatctctaagacttatttattagtaatagctattttaaaaaagaaattataGTTAatagcttaattatttatcaaactaccatctataacttatttttataactgcagtgtatttccatctctcccacttacccacaatttttttttttcaaatatttttctctcacctatCAAATCTATTTTCTCTCTcacctctctttctctctccgttCCATCTCCTAgtcttttaaattgattttctctcacctACTAAATTTATTTTCCctcacccctctttctctctctctcttccatcACCTACACTAGATCTCATGCCAGAATATGGAAGATTGCACTGAAACAGCCCCAATCCCGGGGGGAGGCCTAAGTCTTTTAACCAACATATCTTTCTCTTGCTCACGAATGCCGCCAATAGAATATTTTCTTAGCTTGAGAATAGTGAAAATGGTAAAGCGGTTAAACAAAAGCCCTAACCCTAAAGAATCTGGGGGACTAAGCCATGACTTTAAGAGATTGGAATAGACCTCAGGAATAGCCAACTAATGAAAGAAGAAGTGAGTGCGAACGAACGATGAACTAAAAAACCAAGACGTAAGGAGGCTGAGAAGAACGAGTCGCAGGCCAAAACAAGGTAAGCGAAAGTAGGGAATAATTTACCTCATTCTCTCTcacctctctttctctctccgttCCATCTCCTAGTCTTTTAAATTAATTTTCTCTCACCTACTAAATTTATTTTCCCTCAcccctctttctctttctctcttccaTCACCTACACtagatctcattttctcttaCAAATCAAAAGAATCCTACAGTAGTAGCAACAGCCATGGTCGACGACGGAGTGAAGCTTTGTTAAAAAGAGCCATGGTCGACGACGAAGTGAAGCCATGGTCGACGACGGAGTGACAAAAAGAGCTCTAACAACGGTGAAGGACGACGGAGTGAAGCTTTATTAACTAGTCCAATTGAAAGTATTTATCTCCAGATAATGTCCTTTTTGTAGCAATCTGAGACGACCCGCTTCGTTCCCATgagaacaccattgatgagagttgtggagcttcatgcccaccaagcgtttgataaaatgtttcagtatatttcagtgtatttcagtacattatttcgctgtatttcaatgtatttatcttttttgtgtaaatatagtgaatgttccaaatatgGAGCCTATGTTTActacactttgttttcacgacttttgtatttcgctgtatttctaatttatgaaacaatttctgatatatttcattgtattccattgtaatACGCATACtgcaactttatatttcttaaacaattaactatatttcattatatttcagtgtatatttttctgtatttggaagtttttAGATTTTTAGTAGTTTTttaattcaaaaagttttgattgtgataaaagttgagagagattcgtaagcttttatggaagaacaaccgttatgcatgatttatgggaagttttaaattgaatcccaattttttttaaaaaaaaaatttccaTAAATAGGGCTTGATTTTACTCTTCAGCGATTTGTgtgaaatatgattgatttaatttaacttactatttaaaaaggaaaagaatattatgttaaaaaaatatagcctatttttttaaaaaatatgttccaaaaatagagcttaaatttactctaacgtgttttgtatttttctgtatttcgctatatttcactgtatttcaaaaatgctagatacaactgaaatacagccaaaagcagctacgaattgtaaatcttcaacttgtagctataactagttagaagctattaaaaggtagctatttgtctAAGTTTTACTTAAAAAAAGAGTGTTCACGAAGTCATTTACACATCTTAAAAAATActaacttcaagaaaaaaatgagtaatttgactaaactatttCTAATTAAA
Encoded proteins:
- the LOC132640554 gene encoding uncharacterized protein LOC132640554 isoform X2, with amino-acid sequence MQAGIIPSLFKLSSHSCYSGSGGLLDRLPLTGVDVVSLDWTVDMADGRRQLGPDVAVQGNGTIRSWKDKWTGNSIMQEAFPTIFNLAQDPDAVIATYKEGTNWNIMLRRDLYDWEFSELLNLLSSLQQGFLNPLAADRLKWG
- the LOC132640554 gene encoding uroporphyrinogen decarboxylase, chloroplastic-like isoform X1 — encoded protein: MQAGIIPSLFKLSSHSCYSGSGGLLDRLPLTGVDVVSLDWTVDMADGRRQLGPDVAVQGNVDPGVLVAQRNVCRINDTVKKAGKGKHLLNLGHGIKVGTPDENFAHFFEIAEGLREWHYQVLEGQVDRKLHYAGSISHHFQSSPGSGCCHCNLQRRD